CGAAAGCCGCTGGTCGGCTCGCCCTCGAAATAGAGCACGGTATCCACGAGATGCTCCAGCACCTTCGGGCCGGCCAGGAATCCCTCCTTCGTCACGTGCCCGACGAGAAACAAGGCGCTGTGGCGCTCCTTCACCAGCCGCACCAGCTCTTGGGCGCACGCGCGCACTTGGCCGATCGAGCCGGCCGCAGAAGAGAGCGCCTCGGTCTCCATGACCTGAATCGAATCCACAATCACGGCCTGCGGCTTGATTTGCGTGATGGCGGCCAGGATGATGTCCAGCTGCGTCGTTGAGAGCAGCTGCACGGTCGCCGCGCTCAGCCCTAAGCGGGTGGCGCGCAGCTTGGTTTGCCGCAATGATTCTTCGCCGCTGACATACACGACCGCCGCCCCGGCCGCCGAGAGCGAGCCAGCCAGGCTCAGCAGCAGGGTGGATTTACCGATCCCCGGCTCGCCTCCGACGAGAATCGCGGAGCCTGGCACGATGCCGCCGCCTAAGACCCGATCAAATTCGCCGACGCCGGTGCGCAGCCGGGCGGCATCCTCCAGGGACACCTCCGCCAGCGGGGTGGGGGCCGCCAACGCCTCGGCGACGGCCCCGCCGGACACCGAGAGCGGCTCGATGAGCTCTTCGACGAGCGAGTTCCACTCTCCGCACTGGGGACACCGGCCCAGCCATTTCACCGATTGGTGGCCGCACTGCTGACACACATAGAGCGATTTGACTTTCGGCATGCTGCGAGGGAGCTTATTTTTTGGTGGCTGGGCGTGCCGGCTGCCGCACCACGAGCTTCCACGGATGCGCGCGGAGATCATCCACGAAACCGCTCACCCGATGATAGAGGTCGTCGTCGAACAAGAGCTTGCCGATATTGCCCTGTCCGGACTCGGCGTACGACATGGCGAGATTCAGGCGCTCCCCGACGAGCTTCCAGTTGCGCGTCGCGTCCCGGGCCTCCCGCACGGCCTCTTTCAAATAGAGGCGGGCTTCGGGATCGCCCACGAGCGTGTTGATGCCTTCCAAGGTCGACTTCAACTCCGTCAACACCTCATTCGAGCGCTGGATGACGAGTTCCGTGGACACCGGCGGCTGCCCCATGAGCTGCTCGTTGCGTCCCAGCACCTTGCCAGCACCCGGGCCCGGGGCGATGGCGAGGTACTTCTCCCCCAGCAAACCGAACGTGCTGATGGCCGCCTGATCGTCGCTGCGAACCGTGACCGCGGATGGCAATCGGGTCGTGAGCTCGACGCGGGGAGCGATGCGATCCGCCGCCTGCAGAATGCGCACCCCCGCCACTTTCCCGACCTCGACACCCGCATATTGGACCGGCGAACCCTCGGTAATGCCATTGGCCGAATCAAAGATGACGCGCAGCCGATAGCTGGGCAAGAACACCGTCGTCAGATCGCCGATCGCAAACACGCAGATGGTCAGCAGCGCCACCCCGAGAATGACGAACGCGCCCACTTTGATTTCCAACGTCCAGCGTCGTGTCATTGTCGACGAGCAAACCTCCTGTGAGTGACCAGGTGACCAAGTGACCGGGTGGCCATGTAACCCTGCCTTGCACTAGGCCCACTTGGTCACCAGGCCACGTGGTCACTAGACTACTATTTTATCCTCTAGAGATCCTGATTTTCGTTCGCGTGGACCAGCGTGAGAGCACCCGGCGATCCGGCAACCCCTCCTGAATCGGCCCGGTCCCCTTGCCCTCGATAAACTGCCGGACCACCGCCTGCTCCGAGGCGCGAATCTCCTCAGGTGCCCCGACTTGCACAATGTTTCCATTGTAAAGCATCGCGATGCGATCCGCCACCTTGTAGGCGCTGTTCATGTCGTGCGTGACGACGATCGACGTCACGCGCAATTTATCGTGGAGCGTGACGATGAGCTCATTGATGATGTCCGCCATGATGGGATCGACCCCGGTGGTCGGTTCATCGTAGAGCATGATCTCTGGATTCAGCGCCAAGGCGCGGGCCAGCCCCGCGCGCTTGCGCATCCCGCCGGAGAGCTCCGAGGGATACCGATCGTCAATCCCTTCCAAGCCGACCAGCTGCAGGCACTCATGGACGCGCTGCGCGATGGCCTCGCGGTCCATGGTCGTGTGCTCCTGCAAGGAAAACGCCACGTTTTCAAACGTCGTCATCGAATCAAAGAGCGCGGCCCCCTGAAACAGCATGCCGAACTTCAAGCGGAGCCGGCTCAGCTCCTCATCGCCCAGCGCATTCAGGTCCGCGCCATTGACGACGACCTGGCCCTCATCCGGCTGCATCAAGCCAATGATGTGCTTCAGCAGCACGGACTTGCCGCAGCCGGAGCGCCCGATGATCACCATGGTCTCCCCGGTCTGGATGCTGAGAGTCACATGATCCAGCACCAGGTGGCTGTCAAAACTTTTCGACAGATCCTTGACGACAATCATCAATAATGCCACACGAAGTAGAACAGCGCAGTCAATAAACAGTCGGCCGCGATCACCAAGATGAAGGAGGAGACGACGGCCGCGGTTGTCGAGCGCCCGACGCCTTCGGCGCCCCCTTCGGTGCGAAATCCTTCGAAGCAGCTCACGACGCAGATGATCATCGCAAAGGTCACGGATTTGAGGAGCCCGGAGAACAAATCTTTGAAGACGAGCGGCAGCGTCGTCATTTTCCAGTAGAGGCTCGGTAAAGTGCCCAATTTGACCGTCCCGATGACGAACCCGCCGAAGATGCCGACCGCATCCGCCCACAAGGTCAAAATCGGCAACCCGATGAGCAGGGCGATGAAGCGCGGCACCACAAGAAAACTCACCGGGCTCACGCCCAGCGTGAGCAGCGCGTCAACCTGCTCGGTGACCTTCATGGTGCCAAGCTCCGCCGCAATGGCGGAGCCCACGCGGCCGGCAACGATCAGCGCGGTAATGACCGGGCCGATCTCTCTGACGATGGAGAGCGCGACGAGGCTGGCGATATAGATTTCCGCGGCGAGGCGCTGCATCTGGTAGGCGCTCTGAAAGGCGAGCACCATCCCGATAAACAGCGCAGAGAGAAACACGATCGGCAGCGACCGCACGCCGATTTTCCAGATCTCGTAGGCGATCGCCTTGCGGCGGATGGGCCGGCTGAGCGCCCCGCCCACCGCGCGCACCAGCAAGAGGCAGAGGCTGCCGGCATACCAGCACAGATCGACAAACCACGCCCCGGCCCACGTGACCGTGTCGTAGAACGAGGCGTTCAATCTCGCAATCATGAGGACGAGTCTAGCTCGTCGTGGTGGGATGCTCCGCCGGCGCTGACACCTCTTCAAAATCGAGCGTGTCGCCCTTGCGGACGGCGCGCAAGAGCGTGCCAGACTTCACCCGCTTGGCGATCACGGCTTCCGCCAGCGGATCTTCAAGCAGCCGCTGAATGACGCGTTTCAGGGGCCGGGCGCCGTAGACTTGATCGAACCCTTTCTCCACCAGCAGCGCCTTCGCCGAGGCATCCAGCTCCACGGAAATATTCTGCTCGCGCAGCCGCTCGCGCACCATCCCGAGCTCCAGATCGACGATTTTCCCCAAATCGTCCTGGGATAGCGGATGGAACACGATCACCTCGTCGATCCGGTTGAGGAATTCCGGTTTGAAGGCGCGCTTCACC
This genomic stretch from Candidatus Omnitrophota bacterium harbors:
- the radA gene encoding DNA repair protein RadA, which translates into the protein MPKVKSLYVCQQCGHQSVKWLGRCPQCGEWNSLVEELIEPLSVSGGAVAEALAAPTPLAEVSLEDAARLRTGVGEFDRVLGGGIVPGSAILVGGEPGIGKSTLLLSLAGSLSAAGAAVVYVSGEESLRQTKLRATRLGLSAATVQLLSTTQLDIILAAITQIKPQAVIVDSIQVMETEALSSAAGSIGQVRACAQELVRLVKERHSALFLVGHVTKEGFLAGPKVLEHLVDTVLYFEGEPTSGFRVLRSTKNRFGATHEIGVFHMTSEGLVEVTNPSELFLSDRTEAVPGCMVTVSLEGSRPLLVEVQALTSPCGMGLPRRRATGIDFNRLSMLLAVLERRVGLHHLGQQDVFVSSLGGVSLMEPAADLAMAIAIASSVHERPTKRRDLAVGEVGLTGEVRPVANIAQRLHEAARLGFQRCVAAVPRGGVACAGLEVIPVRHVKEAVTLSLS
- a CDS encoding MCE family protein translates to MTRRWTLEIKVGAFVILGVALLTICVFAIGDLTTVFLPSYRLRVIFDSANGITEGSPVQYAGVEVGKVAGVRILQAADRIAPRVELTTRLPSAVTVRSDDQAAISTFGLLGEKYLAIAPGPGAGKVLGRNEQLMGQPPVSTELVIQRSNEVLTELKSTLEGINTLVGDPEARLYLKEAVREARDATRNWKLVGERLNLAMSYAESGQGNIGKLLFDDDLYHRVSGFVDDLRAHPWKLVVRQPARPATKK
- a CDS encoding ABC transporter ATP-binding protein produces the protein MIVVKDLSKSFDSHLVLDHVTLSIQTGETMVIIGRSGCGKSVLLKHIIGLMQPDEGQVVVNGADLNALGDEELSRLRLKFGMLFQGAALFDSMTTFENVAFSLQEHTTMDREAIAQRVHECLQLVGLEGIDDRYPSELSGGMRKRAGLARALALNPEIMLYDEPTTGVDPIMADIINELIVTLHDKLRVTSIVVTHDMNSAYKVADRIAMLYNGNIVQVGAPEEIRASEQAVVRQFIEGKGTGPIQEGLPDRRVLSRWSTRTKIRISRG
- a CDS encoding ABC transporter permease, with product MIARLNASFYDTVTWAGAWFVDLCWYAGSLCLLLVRAVGGALSRPIRRKAIAYEIWKIGVRSLPIVFLSALFIGMVLAFQSAYQMQRLAAEIYIASLVALSIVREIGPVITALIVAGRVGSAIAAELGTMKVTEQVDALLTLGVSPVSFLVVPRFIALLIGLPILTLWADAVGIFGGFVIGTVKLGTLPSLYWKMTTLPLVFKDLFSGLLKSVTFAMIICVVSCFEGFRTEGGAEGVGRSTTAAVVSSFILVIAADCLLTALFYFVWHY